In one window of Paraflavitalea soli DNA:
- a CDS encoding DNA alkylation repair protein: MEPFKNIYNDTFFNQFTAVLGKCIKGFDKKRFLKKIYDDAWEARELKQRMKHIAQVLHEFLPGQYDKNISLIKDIIIALRKEGISGGLEYMVFTEYVEAYGLEHYDISMQAMEFITQFISCEFAIRPFIIRYPEKAMKQMLLWSKHESLHVRRFSSEGCRPRLPWAMALPALKKDPSAILPILENLKDDTSEFVRKSVANNLNDIVKDNPDIVLGIVKRWQGVSPRTDWIIKHGSRTLLRKAHPQAMKLFGLAVADQIVIDKLKITDKSIGIGDTLHFSFDLTNSGKKPIKLRVEYGIDYMKSNGKGNRKLFKITENTYQPGQTYSFKRAQSFRNLTTRKHYAGQHTLAVVINGQELAVKKFTVTE, from the coding sequence GTGGAGCCATTCAAGAATATTTATAACGACACATTTTTCAACCAGTTTACCGCCGTATTGGGAAAATGTATCAAGGGGTTTGATAAAAAGCGGTTTCTGAAAAAGATCTATGACGATGCCTGGGAAGCACGGGAACTGAAGCAGCGTATGAAGCATATTGCGCAAGTGCTCCACGAATTTTTGCCGGGTCAATATGATAAGAATATTTCCCTGATAAAGGATATCATCATTGCCCTCCGTAAAGAGGGCATCAGTGGGGGATTGGAATACATGGTCTTCACCGAATATGTAGAGGCCTATGGGCTGGAGCATTACGATATCTCCATGCAAGCCATGGAATTCATTACCCAGTTTATCAGTTGCGAGTTTGCGATCCGTCCCTTCATTATCCGTTATCCCGAAAAGGCCATGAAACAAATGCTCCTGTGGTCAAAACATGAGAGCCTGCATGTACGTCGCTTTTCGAGCGAGGGCTGCCGTCCCCGCCTTCCCTGGGCCATGGCATTGCCGGCATTGAAAAAAGATCCGTCAGCCATCCTGCCCATATTGGAGAATCTAAAAGACGATACTTCAGAGTTTGTGCGTAAGAGCGTAGCCAATAACCTCAATGATATTGTCAAAGACAATCCTGATATTGTATTGGGGATTGTAAAGAGATGGCAGGGCGTGTCACCCCGTACTGACTGGATCATAAAACATGGTAGCCGTACCCTGCTGCGCAAGGCACATCCGCAGGCCATGAAGCTATTTGGTCTGGCCGTAGCAGATCAGATTGTGATAGATAAATTGAAGATCACCGACAAAAGTATTGGTATCGGCGATACTTTGCATTTCAGCTTCGACCTTACCAACAGTGGCAAAAAGCCCATCAAATTGCGTGTGGAGTATGGGATCGATTATATGAAATCCAATGGGAAGGGCAACAGGAAGCTGTTTAAGATCACCGAAAATACCTACCAGCCCGGCCAAACCTATTCATTCAAACGCGCCCAGTCATTCCGTAACCTCACTACCCGGAAACATTATGCCGGACAGCATACCCTGGCCGTAGTGATCAACGGGCAGGAACTGGCTGTTAAGAAATTCACCGTTACAGAATAG
- a CDS encoding LacI family DNA-binding transcriptional regulator — protein sequence MSEPAIRTTILDIARALNVAAATVSRALNDHPAISNATREAVKEAAKRMNYQPNKIASSLRLGKSKIIGVIIPSAEINFFGSVIHGIEKVASKNDYNVLIYQSNELYELEKKAVQTFLRSRVDGVLASISKETINLGHYADLKGKNVPLVLFDRANDSLQVPAVVVNDYQGAFNATRHLIEQGCRRIAHIGGQQHVTNFNQRLRGYIDALNVHNIAVDDDLIVYGKVSIGSGRECMKGLLPRQPDAVFAVEDFTALGAMQTIKEAGLSIPGDVAIIGFANELFSEYLTPSLSTVNQQTVRMGEEAAGLFFEVLNKKVSSRVPPRKLILEPEIICRQSTALPANYRRP from the coding sequence ATGAGTGAACCTGCGATCAGAACAACGATCCTTGATATCGCACGCGCGTTGAATGTGGCAGCAGCTACCGTATCAAGGGCGTTGAATGATCATCCGGCCATCAGCAACGCTACCCGCGAAGCGGTAAAGGAGGCTGCCAAAAGGATGAATTACCAGCCCAATAAGATCGCTTCTTCCCTGAGGCTGGGCAAGTCAAAGATCATTGGCGTCATCATTCCCAGTGCAGAGATCAATTTCTTTGGTTCTGTGATCCATGGCATTGAAAAGGTGGCCAGCAAAAATGACTACAATGTACTGATCTATCAGTCCAATGAATTATATGAACTGGAAAAAAAGGCCGTACAAACATTTCTCCGTTCGCGGGTAGATGGCGTATTGGCCTCTATTTCCAAAGAGACCATCAACCTGGGACATTATGCCGATCTGAAAGGAAAGAATGTTCCCCTGGTATTATTTGACAGGGCCAATGATTCCCTGCAGGTTCCTGCGGTGGTAGTCAATGATTACCAGGGTGCTTTTAATGCTACCCGGCATCTTATTGAACAGGGCTGCCGCCGCATCGCCCATATCGGCGGCCAGCAGCATGTGACCAATTTCAACCAACGCCTGCGTGGTTATATCGACGCATTGAACGTACACAATATAGCCGTGGATGATGACCTTATTGTATATGGAAAAGTAAGCATAGGGTCAGGCAGGGAATGTATGAAAGGACTGCTGCCCAGGCAACCGGATGCTGTATTTGCTGTGGAGGATTTTACTGCCCTTGGCGCCATGCAAACCATCAAAGAGGCTGGCCTCAGCATTCCCGGAGATGTTGCCATTATCGGCTTTGCCAATGAACTATTTAGTGAATACCTTACTCCGTCCCTGTCTACCGTAAATCAACAGACCGTGCGCATGGGCGAAGAAGCCGCCGGACTGTTCTTCGAAGTGCTGAACAAAAAAGTATCCTCCAGGGTCCCGCCCCGTAAACTCATCCTGGAACCGGAGATCATTTGCCGCCAATCCACTGCACTGCCTGCCAATTATCGAAGGCCCTGA
- a CDS encoding glutaminase family protein, whose translation MKKALAIGLATIQLSSTMAQEMRAPAYPLITHDPYFSVWSFSDQLNTSPTKHWTGADQSMLGLIEVDGVVYRFMGATEKVYNTVLPASDEKPYQVTYTESEPSGNWMTTAFNDQSWKKGGAPFTDDKSSAATLWRSKNLWVRREFVLDQTNFNDLLLKINHDDNAEVYLNGEKIYSYVGWLNKFQYFPIPEAAKRKLVKGKNVLAIHVANTAGGAWLDAGIVNEPKVQPGGNIKLATQESVTVNATQTIYQFTAGKVKLGLTFTSPLLPDNLDLLSRPVTYVTAKVQSNDKAKHRVRLNFGVSSSLATNTGAQEVKAERYNANNLSILKTGTIEQPVLKKKGDDLRIDWGYLYVAVPSDFSTGQFVSTSGEAVNAFNITSARLGAPVKREGKQLMLNTLLAYGAVGNTPVEKILLIGYDDLYAIQYFGQNLKAWWAQDGRTIDQELAQAAADYTSVMEQCDQFNKKLYNETLKAGGEQYAQLCELAYRQSVSAHKVLKDPQGEILFLSKENYSNGCINTVDVTYPSAPLYLAYNPELLKGMLNGIFYYSESGKWAKPFPAHDLGTYPLANGQLYGEDMPVEEAGNMIILTAAIAKAEGNANYAKKHWNTLTTWVGYLVKDGFDPANQLCTDDFAGHLARNANLSVKAIMGIAGYAMLAEQLGDAATGKKYHDTAVAMAQRWMQLADDGDHYTLAFDRKGTWSQKYNLVWDKLLRLNVFPKEVYEKEIKYYLAKQEAYGLPLDSRKTYTKSDWIMWTATLTDNQQDWNAFIQPLYKYAAESSSRVPLSDWHETTNGRQVGFQARSVVGGYFIKLLDK comes from the coding sequence ATGAAAAAAGCACTGGCAATTGGTTTAGCAACGATACAGTTAAGCAGTACAATGGCACAGGAAATGCGTGCACCTGCATACCCGCTGATCACACATGATCCTTATTTTAGTGTATGGTCTTTCTCCGATCAGCTGAATACTTCCCCTACCAAACATTGGACCGGCGCCGATCAATCCATGTTGGGATTGATTGAAGTAGATGGCGTCGTCTATCGTTTTATGGGTGCTACGGAAAAAGTGTACAATACCGTACTACCTGCGTCGGACGAAAAGCCCTACCAGGTGACTTATACAGAAAGTGAACCATCCGGCAACTGGATGACTACTGCTTTCAATGACCAGTCATGGAAAAAAGGCGGAGCGCCTTTTACTGATGATAAAAGCAGTGCGGCTACCTTGTGGAGAAGCAAGAACTTATGGGTACGCCGGGAGTTTGTATTGGATCAAACCAACTTCAATGATCTCCTGCTGAAGATCAACCACGACGATAATGCAGAAGTATACCTCAACGGTGAAAAGATATACAGCTATGTCGGCTGGCTGAATAAATTTCAATACTTCCCCATACCCGAAGCTGCTAAACGCAAACTGGTAAAAGGGAAAAATGTATTGGCCATCCATGTAGCCAATACAGCGGGCGGCGCCTGGCTCGATGCAGGCATTGTCAACGAACCAAAAGTACAGCCGGGGGGAAATATTAAGCTCGCCACCCAGGAGTCTGTTACAGTAAATGCTACGCAAACCATTTATCAGTTTACGGCAGGTAAGGTAAAGCTTGGTCTTACTTTTACCTCCCCGCTGCTGCCGGACAACCTCGATCTCTTATCAAGGCCTGTTACCTATGTTACCGCAAAAGTGCAATCCAATGATAAAGCTAAACACCGTGTACGATTGAATTTTGGTGTTTCTTCCTCCCTGGCTACCAATACAGGCGCCCAGGAAGTAAAGGCAGAGCGATACAATGCCAATAACCTGTCTATTCTTAAGACGGGTACTATTGAACAACCAGTGCTTAAAAAGAAAGGCGATGACCTGCGCATTGATTGGGGGTACCTGTATGTAGCTGTGCCCAGCGATTTCTCAACCGGGCAATTTGTATCGACTTCCGGTGAAGCAGTAAATGCATTTAATATTACCTCTGCAAGGTTGGGTGCTCCGGTGAAACGGGAAGGCAAACAACTTATGTTGAACACCCTCCTTGCTTATGGTGCTGTTGGTAATACTCCCGTAGAAAAAATACTCCTGATAGGGTATGATGATCTGTATGCCATACAATACTTTGGCCAGAACTTAAAAGCCTGGTGGGCACAGGATGGAAGGACCATCGACCAGGAGCTGGCGCAGGCCGCAGCCGACTATACAAGTGTGATGGAACAATGCGATCAGTTCAATAAGAAATTATACAATGAAACCCTGAAAGCAGGAGGTGAGCAGTATGCCCAACTCTGTGAACTGGCTTATCGCCAAAGCGTGTCAGCCCATAAAGTACTGAAAGACCCCCAGGGCGAGATCCTTTTTTTATCAAAAGAGAATTACAGCAATGGCTGTATCAATACCGTAGATGTTACCTACCCGTCTGCACCCTTGTACCTGGCCTATAATCCTGAGTTATTAAAGGGAATGCTCAATGGCATCTTTTATTACAGTGAAAGCGGCAAATGGGCCAAGCCTTTTCCCGCACACGACCTGGGTACCTACCCCCTGGCCAACGGGCAGTTGTATGGGGAAGACATGCCTGTGGAAGAAGCAGGTAATATGATCATCCTTACAGCAGCTATTGCCAAAGCGGAAGGCAATGCCAATTATGCAAAGAAACATTGGAATACACTCACTACCTGGGTGGGCTACCTGGTGAAGGATGGTTTTGATCCTGCCAACCAATTGTGCACCGATGATTTTGCCGGTCACCTGGCGCGCAATGCCAATCTTTCTGTAAAAGCCATTATGGGTATTGCCGGTTATGCTATGCTGGCAGAACAACTCGGCGATGCTGCAACCGGTAAAAAGTACCATGATACAGCTGTGGCCATGGCCCAACGCTGGATGCAGCTGGCGGACGATGGAGATCATTATACACTGGCATTTGACCGTAAAGGTACCTGGAGCCAGAAATACAACCTGGTATGGGATAAATTACTCCGCCTGAATGTATTCCCAAAAGAAGTATATGAAAAAGAAATAAAATATTACCTCGCCAAACAGGAAGCCTATGGATTGCCCCTCGACAGCCGCAAAACATATACTAAATCCGATTGGATCATGTGGACAGCTACCCTGACCGATAACCAGCAGGATTGGAATGCATTTATACAGCCTTTGTATAAATATGCTGCTGAGTCCTCCAGCCGGGTACCCTTAAGCGATTGGCATGAAACGACCAACGGCAGGCAGGTAGGTTTCCAGGCGCGGAGCGTAGTAGGCGGCTACTTTATTAAGTTGTTGGATAAGTAG
- a CDS encoding glycoside hydrolase family 43 protein produces the protein MSSKIVFIWLFVFVAGRGALAQSTSASFSNPLLPSGADPFSFYKDGFYYYTHTTGNRVDLWKTQNLADLKTAQRTIIFKPPPNTAYSKQLWAPEIHFLQGKWYVYFAADDGRNENHRMYVLENEAADPMQGSWTFKGKVADPTDKWAIDGDVFTWKDQLYMIWSGWEGDTNGQQDIYIAKMKNPWTIEGNRVRIAAPQFDWEKHGDLHDANNPPHVNVNEGPQALIHGNRLHIIFSASGCWTDFYALGVLSFTGTDNLLEAASWKKHPEPFFKQSKENGVYAPGHNSFFKSPDGKQDWILYHANNAPGQGCGGHRSPRAQLFTWDKDGMPQFGEPVREGIPLPVPTGSK, from the coding sequence ATGAGCAGCAAGATCGTTTTCATATGGTTATTCGTTTTCGTCGCAGGTAGAGGAGCGCTGGCCCAATCAACCAGCGCCTCCTTCTCCAATCCATTATTGCCTTCCGGTGCTGACCCTTTTTCCTTTTACAAGGATGGCTTTTACTACTACACCCATACTACCGGTAACCGGGTGGACCTGTGGAAGACACAAAACCTCGCAGACCTGAAGACAGCCCAACGTACCATTATTTTCAAGCCTCCACCCAATACCGCTTACTCCAAACAGCTGTGGGCGCCGGAGATACATTTCCTGCAGGGAAAATGGTACGTGTATTTTGCAGCAGATGATGGACGCAACGAAAATCACCGGATGTATGTATTGGAAAACGAGGCTGCCGATCCCATGCAAGGCAGCTGGACCTTCAAAGGTAAAGTCGCAGACCCCACTGATAAATGGGCCATCGATGGCGATGTATTTACCTGGAAAGATCAGCTGTACATGATCTGGTCCGGATGGGAGGGAGATACCAACGGACAGCAGGATATCTATATTGCAAAAATGAAGAATCCCTGGACGATTGAAGGCAACCGGGTCAGGATTGCTGCGCCACAGTTTGACTGGGAAAAACACGGCGATCTGCACGATGCCAATAATCCACCCCACGTAAATGTCAACGAAGGACCACAGGCATTGATACATGGCAACCGCCTCCACATTATTTTTTCTGCCAGTGGCTGCTGGACAGATTTTTATGCATTGGGTGTACTCAGTTTCACCGGTACAGACAATTTACTCGAAGCAGCCAGCTGGAAAAAGCACCCGGAGCCTTTCTTTAAGCAATCAAAAGAAAACGGCGTGTATGCGCCGGGACATAATTCATTTTTCAAATCACCGGATGGTAAGCAGGATTGGATCCTGTACCATGCCAACAATGCACCGGGACAGGGTTGTGGCGGGCATCGCTCACCGCGAGCCCAGTTATTTACCTGGGATAAAGATGGTATGCCTCAATTTGGAGAGCCTGTTCGCGAAGGCATACCACTTCCGGTGCCCACAGGAAGTAAATGA
- a CDS encoding beta-L-arabinofuranosidase domain-containing protein, producing MNLNTWQKSKRQITGYLSMMGVAFTTIVQAQTGLKVETLDRPDNTARNNFYVSNKAPLQQQYFIKLPVTAVKPGGWLKKMLELQRDGLTGHLGEISIWLSREDNAWLHKDGKGKYGWEELPYWLKGYGNIGYMLRDEKMITEAKFWLNAALDNQRENGDFGPLVTRNGKRDLWTNMPMLWCLQSYYEYAKDPRVLALMTKYFRWELSLADDQLLEDYWENSRGGDNIYSVYWLYNRTGESWLLDLATKLHKNTANWTQKNNLPNWHNVNVAQCFREPAQYAMLSRNENDLRATYDNFKLIRDIYGQVPGGLFGADENARKGYDDPRQLVETCGMVEQMTSDQFLLWYTGDTKWAENCEDIAFNTFPAAFMPDYRSLRYLTAPNMVVSDSKNHAPGIDNNGPFLMMNPFSSRCCQHNHAAGWVYYAENSWMATPDNGLAAQLYVEGTVTAQVGNGNSVTIVENTHYPFEESVGFTIRAAKTTAFPLYLRIPEWCKAPVVKVNGKSVTLQASPGGYVKLTNAWKNNDRISLELPMELQLRTWDKNKNSVSINRGPITYSLQIKERYEQKDSKATAIGDSKWQENADPAKWPSFEIYPASQWNYGLLLNEQPLDKTFTVIKKSWPKDNNPFTLGGAPIALKAKGKQIPSWTIDQYGLCGLLPQSPVATTEPVTELTLVPMGAARLRIASFPVVQ from the coding sequence ATGAATTTGAATACATGGCAAAAGAGTAAGAGACAGATTACCGGTTACTTGTCAATGATGGGCGTTGCCTTCACTACAATTGTACAGGCCCAGACGGGTTTGAAGGTAGAAACCCTGGACCGCCCTGATAATACCGCCCGCAACAATTTTTATGTGAGCAACAAAGCGCCTTTACAGCAACAGTATTTTATTAAACTACCTGTCACAGCGGTGAAGCCCGGCGGCTGGTTGAAGAAGATGCTGGAATTACAACGCGATGGCCTTACCGGCCACCTGGGAGAGATCAGTATCTGGTTGTCGCGCGAGGACAATGCCTGGCTGCACAAAGACGGCAAAGGAAAATATGGCTGGGAAGAATTACCCTATTGGCTCAAGGGATATGGCAACATTGGTTACATGCTGCGCGATGAGAAAATGATCACTGAAGCAAAGTTCTGGCTCAATGCAGCATTGGACAATCAACGGGAGAATGGCGACTTCGGCCCGCTGGTGACCCGCAATGGTAAAAGAGACCTATGGACCAATATGCCCATGCTCTGGTGCCTGCAATCTTATTATGAATATGCGAAGGACCCACGCGTACTGGCCCTCATGACAAAATACTTCAGGTGGGAACTTTCCCTGGCCGATGACCAGTTGCTGGAAGATTATTGGGAAAACAGCCGGGGTGGCGATAATATCTACAGCGTTTACTGGCTGTATAACCGTACCGGTGAGTCCTGGTTGCTGGACCTGGCTACCAAACTGCATAAGAACACCGCCAACTGGACGCAGAAAAATAACCTGCCCAACTGGCACAATGTAAATGTGGCCCAATGCTTTCGGGAGCCCGCCCAATATGCCATGCTCAGCCGCAATGAAAATGACCTGCGCGCCACCTACGACAATTTTAAACTGATACGTGATATCTATGGACAGGTACCCGGTGGATTGTTTGGCGCTGATGAAAATGCCCGCAAAGGATATGATGATCCGCGCCAGCTGGTAGAGACCTGTGGCATGGTAGAGCAAATGACATCCGATCAGTTCTTACTCTGGTACACAGGCGATACCAAATGGGCGGAGAATTGCGAGGACATTGCTTTCAATACGTTTCCGGCCGCCTTCATGCCCGACTACCGGTCATTGCGTTATTTAACAGCACCCAACATGGTGGTGAGCGATAGCAAGAACCACGCACCCGGCATCGACAACAACGGCCCCTTTCTGATGATGAATCCTTTTAGCAGCCGTTGTTGCCAGCACAACCATGCTGCGGGTTGGGTGTATTATGCAGAAAACAGCTGGATGGCCACTCCCGATAATGGATTGGCCGCACAGTTGTATGTAGAAGGAACAGTAACAGCCCAGGTGGGCAATGGCAATAGCGTTACCATCGTCGAGAATACACATTATCCCTTTGAGGAATCGGTGGGCTTTACGATCAGGGCAGCTAAGACCACTGCCTTTCCTTTATACCTGCGTATTCCCGAATGGTGTAAAGCGCCTGTGGTAAAAGTGAATGGCAAATCGGTCACGCTCCAGGCTTCACCGGGCGGTTATGTAAAGCTGACCAATGCATGGAAAAATAATGACCGCATTTCCCTGGAGCTTCCCATGGAATTACAACTCCGCACCTGGGATAAGAATAAGAACAGCGTAAGCATTAATCGTGGGCCTATTACCTATTCCTTGCAGATCAAAGAACGGTATGAGCAAAAAGACAGTAAGGCAACAGCTATTGGTGATTCCAAATGGCAGGAAAATGCCGATCCTGCGAAGTGGCCTTCATTTGAAATATACCCCGCTTCCCAATGGAACTATGGCTTGCTATTGAATGAACAACCTTTAGACAAAACATTTACAGTAATAAAGAAAAGCTGGCCGAAGGACAACAACCCTTTTACGCTTGGCGGTGCGCCTATCGCCCTGAAAGCAAAAGGAAAGCAGATACCTTCCTGGACCATCGACCAATATGGACTTTGTGGCCTGTTGCCGCAAAGCCCTGTGGCGACTACTGAACCGGTTACAGAGCTCACCCTGGTTCCCATGGGTGCCGCCCGGTTAAGGATTGCCTCTTTTCCGGTAGTACAATAA
- a CDS encoding glycoside hydrolase family 2 protein yields the protein MQRVPVLFLLLFLAGYVQAQQNWQVVPGHITTQWSANVDPANPLPEYPRPQLVRKNWQNLNGLWQYAILPKAQEETIPASFAGNILVPYAVEAALSGVGKTVGKDSVLWYKKVITLPAIKKGQQLILHFGAVDWRCTVYVNGKKAGTHQGGYDPFSFDITALLKKGKEQEIAVSVWDPSDEGPQPRGKQVKKPNGIWYTPVTGIWQTVWLETVPTTYIVSTKQTPDIDTRSLSVQTKVANAQTGDLVKVTAFDGTAKLSEYTVTAGEEVKVVINDPKLWTPENPFLYTLKVAILRAGKVVDEADSYFAMRKISMGVDGNGVQRMLLNNRFVFQYGPLDQGWWPDGLYTAPTDEALKFDVVQTKEMGFNMIRKHVKVEPARWYYHCDQLGMLVWQDMPSGDLGARWEPRPAVEGIGYDMERSAESEQIYRTEWNAIMESLHNFPSIIAWVPFNEAWGQFKTKEIVNWTMQKDPSRLINTASGGNFHAAGHIIDLHNYPLPAMPSVELFGAKYVIVLGEFGGLGLPLEGHTWQDKNNWGYRSYKNKEELLTNYSQLIDKFPALIKKGLSAAVYTQTTDVEVETNGLMTYDRKVFKIPVASLKQVHNKLYDINLVTMK from the coding sequence ATGCAAAGAGTACCCGTCCTCTTCTTATTGTTATTCCTCGCAGGTTACGTACAGGCACAGCAAAACTGGCAGGTAGTGCCGGGGCATATTACTACCCAGTGGTCTGCCAATGTAGATCCTGCCAATCCATTACCGGAATACCCACGCCCCCAACTGGTGCGGAAGAATTGGCAAAACCTCAATGGCCTCTGGCAATATGCCATTCTGCCCAAAGCCCAGGAAGAGACCATCCCGGCTTCTTTTGCCGGCAATATCCTGGTGCCGTATGCAGTGGAGGCAGCATTATCAGGTGTAGGAAAAACGGTAGGAAAAGACAGCGTACTCTGGTATAAAAAAGTGATCACCTTACCCGCTATTAAAAAGGGTCAGCAACTTATCCTTCATTTTGGCGCGGTAGACTGGCGCTGTACCGTATATGTAAATGGTAAAAAGGCAGGCACACACCAGGGAGGTTATGATCCTTTTTCTTTTGACATTACTGCTTTGCTCAAAAAAGGAAAAGAGCAGGAGATCGCGGTATCCGTATGGGACCCTTCCGATGAAGGTCCCCAGCCCCGTGGCAAGCAGGTAAAAAAGCCCAATGGCATCTGGTATACACCAGTAACAGGTATCTGGCAAACCGTATGGCTGGAAACCGTGCCCACCACCTATATCGTATCTACCAAACAAACCCCCGACATTGATACCAGATCACTCAGCGTTCAAACCAAAGTGGCCAATGCCCAAACCGGCGACCTGGTAAAAGTGACTGCTTTTGATGGAACAGCCAAACTGAGTGAATACACCGTTACTGCCGGTGAAGAGGTGAAAGTGGTGATCAATGATCCCAAATTATGGACGCCTGAAAATCCATTTCTCTATACACTTAAAGTGGCCATCCTCCGTGCCGGTAAGGTGGTAGATGAAGCAGACAGTTATTTCGCCATGCGCAAAATATCGATGGGTGTTGATGGCAATGGCGTGCAACGTATGTTGCTCAACAACCGTTTTGTATTCCAGTACGGCCCGCTCGATCAGGGCTGGTGGCCTGATGGATTGTATACCGCACCTACCGATGAAGCACTGAAGTTTGACGTAGTGCAAACAAAGGAAATGGGCTTCAACATGATCCGCAAACACGTGAAAGTAGAGCCTGCCCGCTGGTATTACCATTGTGATCAACTGGGTATGCTGGTGTGGCAGGATATGCCAAGTGGTGATCTGGGCGCCCGTTGGGAACCACGCCCTGCCGTAGAGGGTATTGGTTACGATATGGAACGCTCTGCGGAGTCGGAACAGATTTACCGTACCGAATGGAATGCCATTATGGAAAGCCTGCACAATTTTCCTAGTATTATTGCCTGGGTACCTTTCAATGAAGCCTGGGGACAGTTCAAGACCAAAGAGATCGTAAACTGGACCATGCAGAAAGATCCTTCCCGCCTCATCAATACCGCCAGTGGTGGTAATTTCCATGCAGCAGGACATATCATTGACCTGCACAATTATCCCCTGCCGGCCATGCCCAGTGTGGAGCTGTTTGGCGCTAAGTATGTCATTGTATTGGGAGAGTTTGGTGGCCTGGGACTGCCCCTCGAAGGACATACCTGGCAGGATAAGAACAACTGGGGATACCGCAGCTACAAAAACAAGGAAGAACTACTGACCAACTACTCCCAGCTCATTGATAAATTCCCTGCTTTGATCAAAAAGGGATTGTCGGCTGCTGTTTACACCCAAACTACCGATGTAGAGGTGGAAACCAATGGACTGATGACCTATGACCGGAAAGTATTCAAAATACCCGTGGCGAGCCTGAAGCAAGTGCACAATAAGCTATATGATATTAATCTCGTGACTATGAAATAA
- a CDS encoding DUF3823 domain-containing protein, with amino-acid sequence MKIIFQYIAFILICVAGVSCKKDNYDEPSSRLTGRIVYQGVAIGVENYQVPYELYQFGFGKVGPIGSSFGQDGTFSALLFDGEYKLIVPNGQGPFLWKKTAGGAPDTITISLKGNQNMDIDVMPYYMIRNAQLTGGAGQVKAAFKVEKIITDANARDIENVTLFINKTQFVSRADNENIATAGIDGPAIVDPNNISLTVTVPGMTPAQNYVFARIGVKIAGVEDRLYSPVQKITF; translated from the coding sequence ATGAAAATCATATTTCAATACATAGCGTTCATCCTGATCTGTGTTGCAGGAGTATCTTGTAAAAAGGATAACTATGATGAGCCTTCTTCCAGACTAACGGGCCGCATAGTATACCAGGGCGTAGCAATAGGTGTCGAAAACTACCAGGTACCCTATGAGCTCTACCAGTTTGGTTTTGGAAAAGTAGGGCCTATCGGATCTTCCTTCGGACAGGATGGAACCTTCTCTGCCCTTCTTTTTGATGGGGAGTACAAACTGATCGTTCCAAACGGACAGGGCCCTTTCTTATGGAAGAAAACTGCAGGTGGTGCGCCTGATACAATAACTATTAGCCTCAAAGGAAACCAGAACATGGACATTGATGTAATGCCTTATTACATGATCCGGAATGCTCAGCTAACCGGCGGAGCCGGACAGGTAAAAGCAGCGTTTAAAGTGGAGAAGATCATTACCGATGCCAATGCCAGGGATATTGAAAATGTTACCCTCTTCATTAACAAAACACAGTTTGTTTCCCGCGCTGATAATGAAAATATAGCCACAGCAGGTATTGATGGACCGGCCATTGTTGATCCCAACAATATTTCCCTTACCGTAACCGTACCTGGCATGACCCCGGCGCAGAATTATGTATTCGCCAGGATAGGGGTTAAGATTGCTGGTGTGGAAGACAGACTATATTCACCCGTTCAAAAAATCACATTCTGA